In the genome of Streptacidiphilus rugosus AM-16, one region contains:
- a CDS encoding purine-cytosine permease family protein: MENTQSPPAHRPAQQAEPHDFPGRIEARGIDWIPPAERHGHPRELFWVWLAANITYLYFVLGGTMILLGLSVWQSLAVVVAGNLLWLGVGALAVTGPTSGTPGVVVSRSMFGIRGNRVLSAGTGWAIGVAYEAVNLALGSLAGFALADQLGLSVGWPVKAVILALIAAVTFTVSVYGHATIVRLSTWFSALLGLVMAVAGAFVIAHVRTGYRPVPPLHGTHLLSTALIGFTIIASNPLSWGTGADYARYLPATVSKPRVMLFTAAGGFVPAVVLAGLGVLAGTRIDMNDPQTSIAQIVPGWFYPLFLGVVVIGSVTNNILTTYSSGLCLQALGIRASRSRTVLIDAAVGGGVAVYALFASHFLDTLNSILQFTVAFLGPSMAVYITDIMLRRNRYDGLELHDETPAGRHWYRRGVNPAGAAALIAGTAVAALCVNTTAWTAPVAHALDGADLSSITGPVTACLVYLALWRYRHPRSQQPTTQDPR; this comes from the coding sequence ATGGAAAACACGCAGTCGCCGCCCGCGCACAGACCAGCGCAGCAAGCGGAACCGCACGACTTCCCCGGCCGGATCGAGGCACGGGGTATCGACTGGATCCCGCCGGCCGAGCGCCACGGGCACCCCCGCGAGTTGTTCTGGGTCTGGCTCGCCGCCAACATCACCTACCTCTACTTCGTGCTCGGCGGCACGATGATCCTTCTGGGCCTGTCGGTGTGGCAGTCCCTCGCGGTCGTCGTCGCCGGGAACCTCCTGTGGCTCGGGGTCGGCGCGCTGGCCGTCACCGGCCCGACCTCCGGCACGCCCGGCGTCGTCGTCAGCCGGTCGATGTTCGGCATTCGCGGCAATCGGGTGCTGAGCGCGGGGACGGGCTGGGCGATCGGCGTCGCCTACGAGGCGGTCAATCTCGCCCTCGGGTCACTGGCTGGCTTCGCCTTGGCCGACCAGCTGGGACTGTCGGTGGGCTGGCCGGTCAAGGCGGTCATCCTCGCTCTGATCGCTGCCGTCACCTTCACCGTCAGCGTCTACGGCCATGCCACCATCGTGCGGCTGAGTACCTGGTTCAGCGCCCTGCTCGGCCTGGTCATGGCTGTCGCAGGCGCCTTCGTGATCGCCCATGTCCGCACCGGCTACCGCCCCGTCCCGCCGCTGCACGGCACCCATCTGCTGAGCACCGCGCTGATCGGCTTTACGATCATCGCCTCGAACCCGCTGTCCTGGGGCACCGGCGCGGACTATGCGCGCTACCTCCCGGCCACGGTGTCCAAGCCGAGGGTGATGCTGTTCACCGCTGCCGGCGGTTTCGTGCCTGCGGTGGTGCTCGCCGGCCTCGGGGTGCTGGCCGGTACCCGGATCGACATGAACGACCCGCAGACCTCGATCGCACAGATCGTGCCGGGCTGGTTCTATCCCCTGTTCCTCGGCGTTGTCGTCATCGGATCGGTCACCAACAACATCCTCACCACCTACTCCTCCGGACTGTGCCTGCAGGCCCTGGGCATCCGCGCCAGCCGCTCGCGCACCGTCCTGATCGACGCCGCGGTCGGCGGGGGCGTCGCCGTCTACGCCTTGTTCGCCTCCCACTTCTTGGACACCCTCAACTCGATCCTGCAGTTCACCGTCGCGTTCCTCGGTCCCTCGATGGCGGTCTACATCACCGACATCATGCTGCGCCGCAACCGCTACGACGGCCTGGAACTGCACGACGAGACACCCGCCGGACGGCACTGGTACCGCCGTGGGGTCAATCCCGCGGGCGCCGCCGCGCTCATCGCCGGCACCGCCGTCGCGGCCCTGTGCGTCAACACCACCGCATGGACCGCCCCCGTCGCGCACGCACTTGACGGCGCCGACCTGTCCTCCATCACCGGCCCTGTCACAGCCTGCCTCGTCTACCTGGCGCTGTGGCGCTACCGCCACCCCCGCTCCCAGCAGCCCACCACCCAGGACCCCCGATGA
- a CDS encoding DUF917 domain-containing protein, whose product MTTLTEADLSAYAAGCALLSTGGGGAVDSEVLGAAKVLRDHGPVTLIDVDALGPDDLVLPLSAIGAPTVADEMLFSGREAQLVRDEVERQTGRRVAAVMATEIGGANGVAPVGWAAALGLPLLDADGMGRAFPELPMVSMNVAGIPTDLVVLADVQGNVATLRPTGSDWSEHWSRALCVASGSSAVMADYLMTGDQARTAVIRGTLTRALHLGRLLHGGDPLAAVMADLGAMVLAEGKITQVRRDTLEGFTRGHVTITGTGTFHGRTAIVDLLNENLAVREDGHIRASIPDLITLLDTHTATPLTTDTLRYGQRVTCLAWPCDPLWRTPKGLATAGPAAFGYTFAYHPVEEHHTHAA is encoded by the coding sequence ATGACCACCCTCACCGAAGCCGACCTCTCCGCCTACGCAGCAGGCTGCGCCCTGCTCAGCACCGGCGGCGGCGGAGCCGTCGACTCAGAAGTCCTGGGCGCTGCCAAGGTCCTGCGCGACCACGGACCCGTCACACTGATCGACGTCGACGCCCTCGGCCCCGACGACCTGGTGCTGCCTCTGTCCGCTATCGGCGCCCCCACCGTCGCCGACGAGATGCTCTTCTCCGGCCGAGAAGCCCAGTTGGTCCGCGACGAGGTCGAGCGCCAGACCGGCCGTCGCGTCGCCGCCGTCATGGCCACCGAGATCGGCGGCGCCAACGGCGTCGCCCCCGTCGGCTGGGCCGCCGCCCTCGGCCTGCCCCTGCTGGACGCCGACGGCATGGGCCGGGCCTTCCCCGAACTGCCCATGGTCTCCATGAACGTCGCCGGCATCCCCACCGACCTCGTCGTCCTGGCCGACGTCCAAGGCAACGTCGCCACCCTGCGCCCCACCGGCAGCGACTGGTCCGAGCACTGGTCGCGCGCCCTGTGCGTCGCCTCCGGCAGCTCGGCCGTCATGGCCGACTACCTGATGACCGGTGACCAGGCCCGCACCGCCGTCATCCGCGGCACCCTCACCCGCGCCTTGCACCTGGGCCGCCTCCTCCACGGCGGTGACCCCCTCGCCGCGGTCATGGCCGACCTCGGCGCCATGGTCCTGGCCGAAGGCAAGATCACCCAAGTGCGTCGCGACACCCTGGAGGGCTTCACCCGCGGGCACGTCACCATCACTGGCACCGGAACGTTCCACGGCCGGACCGCCATCGTCGACCTGCTCAACGAGAACCTCGCCGTCCGCGAAGACGGACACATCCGCGCCAGCATCCCCGACCTCATCACCCTGCTCGACACCCACACCGCCACCCCACTGACCACCGACACCCTTCGCTACGGCCAACGCGTGACCTGCCTCGCCTGGCCCTGCGACCCTTTGTGGCGAACCCCCAAGGGCCTGGCCACCGCGGGCCCGGCCGCCTTCGGCTACACCTTCGCCTACCACCCCGTCGAGGAGCACCACACCCATGCAGCCTGA
- a CDS encoding hydantoinase/oxoprolinase N-terminal domain-containing protein translates to MQPDLRIGIDVGGTNTDAAVLDAHHRIVARTKTPTTPDVTTGIRNALSDVTAQLGPDAERVRHVMLGTTHATNAVVERHDLARTGVVRIGSPAGDSLPPTEGWPDDLRDALLLDTCLIAGGNYIDGRPLRPLDHDALDRFLHRIAPHVQALAITSVFAPSFPEHETEAAARARAILGHAVPISLSHQIGALGLLERENATILNAALHHVASRVTDALTTATGELGLNAQIHFVQNDGTLMDTARAARFPVLTIGSGPANSVRGAAVLSGITDGIVADVGGTTTDLSVLVGGYPRQSTTGVTIGGIRLNSPMPDTLSIPIGGGTRIHSTGRGVRLGPDSLAHRINPQALAFGGTTLTLSDAAVHGARLSLGTHTPAPDHAPLLEAALAAMDEQIQLAIENMITSSTCQPLVLVGGAAPLIARAIDGVSQVHTPPHSDIACAVGAASAHIGASTEHVLPSDDQLQDAIDALCDQVRLQAIEAGADPDATVITHLAQTPMAYLTNPSVRLQIRAAGPLTAVA, encoded by the coding sequence ATGCAGCCTGACCTGCGCATCGGCATCGACGTCGGCGGTACCAACACCGACGCCGCCGTCCTCGACGCCCACCACCGCATCGTCGCCCGCACCAAGACCCCCACCACCCCCGACGTCACCACCGGCATCCGCAACGCCCTCAGCGACGTCACCGCCCAACTCGGCCCCGACGCCGAACGTGTGCGACATGTCATGCTCGGCACCACCCACGCGACCAACGCCGTAGTCGAACGCCACGACCTCGCCCGCACGGGCGTCGTCCGTATCGGCTCACCCGCGGGCGACAGCCTCCCTCCGACCGAGGGCTGGCCCGACGACCTGCGCGACGCCCTTCTGCTGGACACCTGCCTCATCGCCGGCGGCAACTACATCGACGGGCGTCCGCTGCGGCCGCTCGACCACGACGCGCTGGACCGCTTCCTGCACCGGATCGCCCCCCACGTCCAGGCCTTGGCCATCACCAGCGTCTTCGCCCCCTCGTTCCCCGAACACGAGACCGAAGCCGCGGCCAGGGCGCGCGCCATTCTCGGACACGCCGTCCCGATCTCGCTCAGTCACCAGATCGGCGCCCTCGGCCTACTCGAGCGGGAAAACGCCACCATCCTCAACGCGGCCCTCCACCACGTCGCCTCCCGCGTCACCGACGCCCTGACCACCGCCACCGGCGAACTCGGCCTGAACGCCCAGATCCACTTCGTTCAGAACGACGGCACCCTGATGGACACCGCCCGCGCAGCCCGCTTCCCTGTCCTGACCATAGGTTCCGGGCCCGCCAACTCCGTCCGCGGCGCCGCTGTCCTCAGCGGCATCACCGACGGCATCGTCGCCGATGTCGGCGGCACCACCACCGACCTCTCCGTACTCGTCGGCGGATACCCCCGACAGAGCACCACCGGAGTCACCATCGGCGGCATCCGCCTCAACTCACCCATGCCTGACACCCTCTCCATCCCCATCGGCGGCGGCACCCGAATCCACTCCACCGGACGAGGCGTTCGCCTCGGCCCCGACTCCCTGGCCCATCGCATCAACCCCCAGGCCCTCGCCTTCGGCGGCACCACCCTTACCCTCAGCGACGCCGCCGTCCACGGAGCACGCCTCAGCCTGGGCACCCACACCCCGGCCCCAGACCACGCACCTCTGCTCGAAGCAGCCCTCGCCGCCATGGACGAGCAGATCCAACTCGCCATCGAGAACATGATCACCAGCAGCACCTGCCAGCCCCTCGTCCTCGTCGGTGGAGCCGCCCCCCTGATCGCCCGCGCCATAGACGGCGTGTCCCAGGTTCACACTCCGCCGCACTCCGACATCGCCTGCGCCGTCGGAGCCGCCTCCGCCCACATCGGTGCGAGCACCGAACACGTCCTGCCCTCCGACGACCAACTTCAGGACGCCATCGACGCCCTCTGCGACCAAGTCCGTCTCCAGGCCATCGAAGCCGGCGCCGACCCCGACGCCACCGTCATCACCCACCTCGCTCAAACCCCGATGGCCTACCTGACCAACCCCAGCGTCCGCCTCCAGATCCGTGCAGCCGGCCCGCTCACAGCAGTTGCATAG
- a CDS encoding type II toxin-antitoxin system RelE family toxin produces the protein MGYVMRFTPHAQRELLKIDRSDTLRILRRLSEWQKAMDAGNTGMLDVKALQGQADRWRLRVGDYRVIYTIENGQLIIWVVAVADRGGIYRQNP, from the coding sequence ATGGGCTACGTCATGCGCTTCACCCCGCACGCGCAGCGTGAACTGCTGAAGATCGACCGTTCCGACACCTTGCGCATCCTGCGCCGCCTCTCCGAATGGCAGAAGGCGATGGATGCCGGCAACACGGGCATGCTCGACGTCAAGGCGTTGCAGGGGCAAGCGGACCGATGGCGGCTCAGGGTGGGCGACTACCGGGTGATCTACACCATCGAGAACGGTCAGCTGATCATCTGGGTCGTGGCCGTGGCCGACCGAGGCGGCATCTACCGCCAGAACCCTTGA
- a CDS encoding RNA polymerase sigma factor — protein sequence MLDESELTQLVAAAQAGDQASLEHLLLKLRPLVMRRCAKFLPHHADAEEAAQDALLSVSRHLHEYGGRGSFLGWVTVIASNAARSTYRSMRRRAEDSHAVLPEDVDPRTTSVIAGTRIDLMEALTVLERQHPALAESFVLRDLGDLTYLQIAETLDTPLGTVKDRIHQARRFMRDRLTDSV from the coding sequence GTGCTCGACGAGAGCGAGCTGACGCAGTTGGTGGCTGCTGCCCAGGCGGGTGACCAGGCGTCACTGGAACACCTGCTGCTCAAGCTGCGGCCGTTGGTCATGCGGCGCTGCGCCAAGTTCCTGCCCCACCACGCCGACGCGGAGGAGGCCGCCCAGGACGCCCTGCTGTCCGTCAGCCGGCATCTGCACGAGTACGGCGGGCGCGGCTCGTTCCTCGGCTGGGTGACGGTGATCGCGTCCAACGCCGCCAGGTCCACCTACCGTTCGATGCGCCGCCGTGCGGAGGACAGCCACGCGGTCCTCCCCGAGGACGTGGACCCCCGGACGACCAGCGTCATCGCGGGCACCCGGATCGACCTGATGGAAGCCCTCACCGTCCTGGAGCGGCAGCATCCGGCGCTGGCGGAGTCCTTCGTGCTGCGGGATCTCGGGGACCTGACCTACCTGCAGATCGCGGAGACCCTGGACACGCCGCTCGGCACCGTCAAGGACCGTATCCACCAGGCTCGCCGCTTCATGCGCGACCGCCTCACCGACAGCGTCTGA
- a CDS encoding serine/threonine-protein kinase has translation MQKLGRYLLVDRLGAGSFATVWRAYDPELDTDVAVKVLADNWASNADVRERFLAEARLLRRIASPRVVRVHDVGVHEDRPYFVMDYVRGGTLAERIGQCPPEEALRLAAEAGYAVHVLHTEGVVHRDVKPSNLLIDDEQTPAGVLVADLGSAKQLADASGLTVTTGTPAYMAPEQAFQTGGFDGRADVYALGVLTFELLTGQKPFGPGGRTTWLTGGAPAPAPSLPPGGPQLPDGVEELLGTAMAVDPEQRPPTARAFADALLAPGAGTGKRAGRPGRAGSRSVPRRRWSS, from the coding sequence ATGCAGAAGCTGGGCCGTTATCTCCTGGTGGACCGGCTGGGAGCCGGCTCCTTCGCGACCGTGTGGCGGGCGTACGACCCCGAGCTGGACACGGACGTCGCGGTCAAGGTGCTGGCTGACAACTGGGCGTCGAACGCCGACGTCAGGGAGCGGTTCCTGGCCGAGGCGCGACTGCTGCGCCGGATCGCCAGCCCTCGGGTGGTGCGGGTGCACGACGTCGGGGTCCACGAGGACCGGCCCTATTTCGTCATGGACTACGTCCGCGGCGGCACGCTGGCCGAGCGGATCGGGCAGTGCCCGCCGGAGGAGGCGCTGCGGCTGGCCGCCGAGGCCGGGTACGCGGTGCACGTGCTGCACACCGAGGGCGTGGTCCACCGGGACGTCAAGCCGTCGAACCTGCTGATCGACGACGAGCAGACGCCTGCGGGCGTGCTGGTGGCGGACCTCGGCAGCGCGAAGCAGTTGGCCGACGCGTCGGGGCTGACCGTGACCACGGGCACCCCCGCCTACATGGCGCCCGAACAGGCCTTCCAGACAGGAGGGTTCGACGGCCGTGCCGACGTCTACGCCCTGGGCGTGCTGACCTTCGAGCTGCTGACCGGACAGAAGCCCTTCGGTCCCGGAGGACGCACCACCTGGCTCACCGGCGGCGCGCCGGCGCCCGCGCCGTCGTTGCCTCCCGGCGGACCACAACTTCCCGACGGCGTCGAGGAACTGCTCGGCACGGCGATGGCGGTGGACCCGGAGCAGCGCCCGCCCACGGCTCGGGCCTTCGCGGACGCGCTGCTCGCACCGGGGGCCGGGACCGGGAAGCGGGCCGGACGGCCGGGCCGGGCCGGCTCGCGGTCGGTTCCGCGGCGGCGCTGGTCTTCCTGA
- a CDS encoding SDR family oxidoreductase, which produces MPERTIALVTGANKGIGYKIAEGLGALGWSVGVGARDDLRREAAVERLRAAGVDAFGVPLDVTDEAGVAAAARLIEAQAGRLDVLVNNAAIAGVMPQEPTGVDPATVRTVVETNVIGVIRVTNAMLPLLRRSASPRIVNMSSSVGSLTRQSGPDAEQTAGPVAVVYAPSKTFLNAVTLQYARELSGTNILINVGCPGYVATDLNGFRGVRTPEQGAAIAVKLATLPDDGPTGQFFDDAGPVPW; this is translated from the coding sequence ATGCCTGAGCGAACGATTGCGCTGGTCACCGGCGCCAACAAGGGAATTGGCTACAAGATCGCCGAGGGTCTGGGCGCCCTCGGCTGGAGCGTCGGCGTCGGCGCTCGCGACGATCTGCGCCGCGAGGCCGCGGTGGAGCGCCTGCGCGCGGCCGGCGTCGACGCCTTCGGCGTACCGCTGGACGTCACCGACGAGGCAGGCGTCGCCGCCGCCGCCCGACTGATCGAGGCGCAGGCCGGGCGCCTCGACGTGCTCGTCAACAACGCCGCCATCGCGGGCGTCATGCCGCAGGAGCCCACCGGCGTCGACCCCGCCACCGTCCGAACGGTCGTGGAGACCAACGTGATCGGCGTCATCCGCGTCACCAACGCGATGCTGCCGCTGCTGCGGCGCTCCGCCTCCCCCCGGATCGTGAACATGTCCAGCAGCGTCGGCTCCCTCACCCGGCAGTCAGGACCTGACGCGGAGCAGACGGCAGGTCCCGTGGCCGTGGTGTACGCGCCGTCGAAGACCTTCCTGAACGCCGTCACGCTCCAGTACGCCCGGGAGCTGAGCGGCACGAACATCCTGATCAACGTCGGCTGCCCCGGCTACGTCGCGACCGACCTCAACGGCTTCCGCGGCGTGCGTACCCCCGAACAGGGCGCGGCGATCGCCGTCAAACTCGCAACCCTGCCCGACGACGGCCCGACCGGCCAGTTCTTCGACGACGCCGGCCCCGTGCCCTGGTGA
- a CDS encoding LysR family transcriptional regulator produces the protein METRELRYFVAVAEELHFGRAAQRLGIAQPPLSRAIQQLERRLGTALLDRTSRIVTLTEAGSVLLVEGRAALDAVDAAERRTRRAALSATGRPGLVLVTKASASSELLARLLDAYAAEPFAVSVDVILSGPAEQERMLREGRADVALLHRPFDSTAGLHTEELSTEGQVAVLPAGHPLTARSHVHMADITALPGLPLPRWPNPDGTYPPGSGPQVRDHAQLLQLVALGRACAVSPESSRPHLHAGLAAVPVLDAPQVTTVIAWPPHSRSRAVADLVRTATRLQ, from the coding sequence ATGGAGACCAGGGAGCTGCGCTACTTCGTCGCCGTCGCCGAGGAGCTGCACTTCGGGCGGGCGGCGCAGCGGCTCGGGATCGCGCAGCCGCCGCTGTCACGGGCGATCCAGCAGCTCGAACGCCGCCTCGGGACGGCGCTGCTGGACCGGACCAGCCGCATCGTCACGCTGACCGAGGCCGGCTCGGTGCTGCTGGTCGAGGGCCGGGCGGCCCTCGACGCGGTCGACGCCGCCGAGCGCCGGACCCGCCGCGCCGCCCTGTCCGCGACCGGCCGTCCCGGCCTGGTCCTGGTCACCAAGGCCAGCGCGTCCAGCGAACTACTGGCGAGACTGCTCGACGCGTACGCCGCCGAACCCTTCGCCGTCTCCGTCGACGTCATCTTGTCCGGCCCGGCCGAGCAGGAGCGGATGCTGCGGGAGGGCCGGGCCGACGTGGCGCTGCTGCACCGGCCGTTCGACTCGACGGCCGGGCTCCACACCGAGGAGCTCAGCACGGAGGGCCAGGTCGCGGTGCTGCCCGCCGGACATCCGCTGACCGCCCGGTCCCACGTGCACATGGCCGACATCACCGCGCTGCCGGGCCTGCCGCTGCCACGCTGGCCCAACCCCGACGGCACCTACCCGCCCGGTTCAGGCCCGCAGGTCCGCGACCACGCGCAGTTGCTGCAGCTCGTGGCACTCGGCCGGGCTTGCGCGGTCTCGCCTGAGTCGAGCCGACCCCACCTGCACGCCGGCCTCGCCGCCGTGCCCGTGCTGGACGCGCCGCAGGTCACCACCGTGATCGCCTGGCCACCGCACAGCCGGTCCAGAGCCGTCGCCGACCTGGTCCGGACCGCCACGCGTCTCCAGTAG
- a CDS encoding AraC-like ligand-binding domain-containing protein: MIGRSRAGEVISEHTDDFSADMRRLELGPVTLLRTSFPPTLFRRTASMVRRSDPEVYSLTLLLDGGMALTRGSDPTTTFGPGELHLAHSSQPFDLRAFGSGSTDPGRSRIDAVGIDFPASLLPLPPQRLRNVLGRGFSGREGTSALLSDFVVGLDRHAAALGPAEAPRLGTVVVDLVAAWLARELEAEAEVPEDVRRSALMASIRSFVRQNLQDPELTPAVIAAEHHISVSYLHRVFTRQSRGETVAASIRGQRLEQARRDLGDPALSAMPIHAVATRWGIPRASDFSRAFQAAYGLSPREHRHRALSGSASR; the protein is encoded by the coding sequence ATGATCGGCCGTAGCCGCGCCGGCGAGGTGATCAGCGAGCACACCGACGACTTCTCGGCGGACATGCGGCGCCTGGAGCTCGGGCCGGTCACTCTCCTGCGCACGTCGTTCCCGCCGACACTGTTCCGGCGGACCGCGAGCATGGTGCGACGGTCGGATCCGGAGGTGTACAGCCTGACGCTCCTGCTGGACGGAGGCATGGCGCTGACGCGTGGCTCCGATCCGACCACGACCTTCGGTCCGGGGGAGCTGCATCTGGCCCACAGCTCGCAACCGTTCGACCTGCGCGCGTTCGGCTCGGGCTCCACCGATCCGGGGCGGAGCCGGATCGACGCCGTGGGCATCGACTTCCCCGCGTCGTTGTTGCCGCTGCCGCCGCAGCGGCTGCGCAACGTGCTGGGGCGCGGGTTCTCGGGGCGGGAAGGCACCAGCGCGCTCCTCTCGGACTTCGTCGTCGGCCTGGACCGGCACGCCGCCGCCCTCGGACCCGCCGAGGCGCCCAGGTTGGGGACCGTCGTGGTCGACCTGGTCGCGGCCTGGCTGGCCAGGGAGCTGGAGGCCGAGGCCGAAGTGCCGGAGGACGTACGGCGGAGCGCCCTGATGGCGAGCATCCGGTCGTTCGTCCGGCAGAACCTGCAGGATCCCGAACTGACGCCGGCCGTGATCGCCGCCGAGCACCACATCTCCGTCAGCTATCTGCATCGGGTCTTCACCCGGCAGTCGCGAGGTGAGACCGTCGCCGCCTCGATCCGCGGCCAACGGCTGGAGCAGGCACGCCGCGACCTCGGTGATCCCGCGTTGTCCGCGATGCCGATCCACGCCGTCGCGACCCGGTGGGGCATTCCCCGCGCCTCCGACTTCAGCCGCGCCTTCCAGGCCGCCTACGGCCTCTCACCCCGCGAGCACCGGCACCGGGCGCTGTCCGGGAGCGCGAGCCGGTAG
- a CDS encoding MFS transporter — MSTAPGSLWRHRDFLLLWAGGATSDLGSALSTLLIPLIAVQGLRATTLQVAVLGLTRRLPAVVVALPAGVLVDRTCRRPLMIACDLLSLLAIATVPVVAWAGGRVPLWQLYTVTAVIGAVRSVFDIADQSVLPSLVGQAQLVDANGKLRLTETGSDTAGPALGALLAGAFGAAKAVAADAVSYAVSAATLLAIRTPEPAATRPNGPRVTFRAAMREGMGHVRRDPVLRAVAATTATANLGILAVISLEVVYLIRQLHASPTQVGLVLGAGIVGGVVGSTLAKPVAQRLGPVRAMWVPLVVCTPFALLMPLAAPGWGLILYSLGWAVFNAGGSVYQAAQMAYRQAACPPELLGRVNAALRWIVWSTMPLGALLGGVLGTWIGLRPTLWLATTALACTGLWLTLSPAGHRTAPTT, encoded by the coding sequence GTGTCGACGGCCCCCGGTTCGCTGTGGCGCCACCGCGACTTCCTGCTGCTGTGGGCGGGGGGAGCCACCAGCGACCTGGGCAGCGCCCTCTCCACCCTGCTGATCCCCCTGATCGCCGTTCAGGGGCTGCGCGCCACCACGCTGCAGGTCGCCGTGCTGGGACTGACCCGGCGGCTGCCCGCGGTAGTGGTCGCCCTGCCCGCCGGCGTGCTCGTCGACCGGACCTGCCGCCGACCGCTGATGATCGCCTGCGACCTCCTGAGCCTGCTGGCGATCGCGACGGTGCCCGTCGTGGCCTGGGCAGGCGGCCGGGTGCCGCTGTGGCAGCTCTACACGGTCACGGCGGTCATCGGCGCGGTCCGCAGCGTCTTCGACATCGCCGACCAGAGCGTGCTGCCCTCGCTGGTCGGCCAGGCACAGCTGGTGGACGCCAACGGGAAACTGCGGCTGACCGAGACCGGCTCCGACACCGCGGGCCCGGCTCTCGGCGCCCTGCTGGCCGGAGCGTTCGGCGCGGCCAAGGCCGTCGCCGCCGACGCGGTGTCCTACGCCGTGAGCGCCGCCACACTGCTGGCGATCCGCACCCCCGAACCCGCGGCGACACGCCCGAACGGACCCCGCGTCACCTTCCGCGCCGCGATGCGCGAGGGCATGGGCCACGTCAGGCGCGACCCGGTCCTGCGCGCCGTCGCGGCGACCACGGCGACCGCCAACCTCGGGATCCTCGCCGTCATCTCGCTGGAGGTCGTGTACCTGATCCGGCAGCTCCACGCCTCCCCGACCCAGGTCGGTCTCGTCCTCGGCGCAGGCATCGTCGGCGGGGTCGTCGGCAGCACCCTGGCCAAGCCCGTCGCCCAGCGGCTCGGGCCCGTCCGGGCCATGTGGGTGCCCCTGGTCGTCTGCACGCCCTTCGCGCTGCTCATGCCGCTGGCCGCGCCCGGCTGGGGCCTGATCCTCTACTCGCTCGGCTGGGCCGTCTTCAACGCCGGCGGCTCGGTCTACCAGGCCGCGCAGATGGCCTACCGTCAGGCCGCGTGCCCGCCGGAGCTGCTCGGCCGGGTCAACGCCGCACTGCGCTGGATCGTCTGGAGCACGATGCCCCTGGGCGCGCTCCTCGGCGGCGTCCTCGGCACCTGGATCGGCCTCCGCCCCACCCTCTGGCTGGCCACCACCGCCCTGGCCTGCACCGGCCTCTGGCTGACCCTGTCCCCCGCCGGCCACCGGACCGCGCCGACCACCTGA
- a CDS encoding TIR domain-containing protein, translated as MTELSDAEIAADARRTMRVFLAAPSLRLTGPADGVFSLALRGRLTALRDALLDSGVSVFSAQHDDVWTTRGVGIGLRVPSAFRAMHAADLAVAYVGSPLSAGVGMELGWATALRKPVVLLVDKAVSHSPMITTLEEVSPVLPLEFDPNWTAAQLRHTIITALDWADTSLSYPESA; from the coding sequence GTGACCGAGCTGTCCGACGCCGAGATAGCGGCCGATGCACGCCGCACCATGCGCGTCTTCCTCGCTGCCCCGTCGCTGCGCCTGACCGGCCCGGCGGACGGCGTTTTCAGCCTGGCCCTGCGCGGCCGCCTCACCGCCCTGCGCGATGCCCTCCTCGACAGCGGCGTGAGCGTCTTCAGCGCCCAGCACGACGACGTGTGGACCACCCGCGGCGTCGGCATCGGCCTGAGAGTCCCCTCGGCCTTCCGCGCGATGCACGCGGCGGACCTGGCCGTCGCCTACGTCGGATCGCCGCTGTCGGCCGGCGTCGGCATGGAGCTCGGCTGGGCGACGGCACTGCGCAAGCCGGTCGTGCTGCTGGTCGACAAGGCGGTCTCGCACAGCCCGATGATCACCACGCTCGAAGAGGTCTCCCCGGTGCTGCCGCTGGAGTTCGACCCGAACTGGACCGCCGCCCAGCTGCGTCACACCATCATCACGGCGCTGGACTGGGCCGACACCTCGCTCAGCTACCCGGAATCAGCCTGA